In Thermoanaerobaculia bacterium, the genomic stretch GAGCCATGCGAGCCGTTATACGGTCGCTTCGCTACGGGCGTTTCAACGATTCACGGGCCCTTCGCGTTATGTCGCCGAAAAGGCCGAGCCCTGTGTCAGTTTCCGACAAAGTCGAAGCGCGGCCAGAGTCGTTGGAAGACGGGGCCGGGGAAGCCGCCTGCGGGCGAGGCGTACTGAGAACGTACGTTGAGACCGCGGGCGGCTTCCCCGGCCTCGTATAACCGCTATGGTTCGCGCTGAACGATCTCGTAGACGACTTCGATCTGGACGCGCTCCGTCAGCTCCCCCGATTCGATCGGCGGCGCCGCCGAGTCCATCGCCATCCGGGCGACCATCGGGCGCGGAACCGGGCCGCTTCCCCCCTCCGAGATCGAGACGACCGGTCCGACGGAGACGCCGCTCGCCCGGGCGAGCGCCTCGGCACGCGCGCGGGCGTCGGCGACCGCGGCTTCTCTCGCCTTCGCGCGAAGCGGGGCGGGGTTCTCGATCGTGAACGAGATGCCGGAGACCGCGTTGGCGCCGGCGCCGATCGCCGCGTCGAGGACCTCGCTCGCGCGGGAGAGGTCCCGGATCGTCAGCTGAACCGTGTTTCGGACGCGGTAGTTGCCGGCCGGGCGGCCGCCGGCCTCCGGCTCGGCGCGCGGAGGCGGGTTCTGCTCGAAATCGATCGAGAAGTCCGTCGTCCGGATGTCCTTGCCGGCGACGCCGGAACGCTTGACCGCGTCGAGCACCGCCCGCATGCGCGCGTTGGCGTCGGCGACGGCCGGGCCGACCTTCCGGGCGACCGCCTCGGCGCCGAGCGTCGTGACGGCGACGTCCGGTGCGCCGCTCGCTTCCCCTTCGCCGGAGACGGTGATCGTCCGAAGGCGTCCCGCCGGGCGGTCGGGGGAATCCGCGGCCGGCGAAGGCGCCGCCGCCGCGGCGGCAGCCAGCAGAAGAATCGCGGAGAAACCGGCCGGGCGTCTCATGGTCCGCTGATGGTCAGCGTATACGCGTTGACGAGGAACTTCGCCATCTGGCTGCGCACGACGATCCCGGCGGGACCGTAGTTGCCGTTGGTGAATCCGTCGACGATGTTCTTGGACCAGATGTAATACACGTGCTTGCAGATCGGACTCGAGTCGGAGACGTCGGGGAACGCGTTCGGCTGCCCATCGGTGCAATTATACGAGCGCCCGTTGCCGGGATCGGGCGCGCTCCCGGGGACGCTCGCGTCGCCGCCGGCGAGATCGCGCGCGATGAAGGTCGCCATCGTGCCGCGGGTGATGCCCCCCGCGGGACAGAAGGTGGAGACGAACTGGGTCCCGTCCGTGCACCCGAACGACAGGCCTTGCGCGGCCACCCAGTGGATGCTCCGGCAGAACACGGTGCCGACCGCGACGTCGGAGAACAGCGAGTTTCCGCCCGAAGCGCAGTTGTAGGAACCGCGCCCGGGGACCGTGCCCGACACCGGAATCGCGGCGTCGCTGCCGAGGTGGGCGCGCGCGATGAAGGTCGCCATCTGGTCCCGCCGCGTCTTCCCCGCGGGAGAAAAGAGGCCCGGCGACGTTCCCGTCGTGATGCCGGCGTGGAAGATGGTCTCGACGTACGAATAGAACCCGTTCGTCGGCGCCACGTCGCCGAAGCTCTTCCCCACGTGGAGCGTCCACGTGTGAGACTGGCCGCTCGAGAGGGTCTCGGTGACGGTCGCGTCCCAGTGAGCCGCCGGACGGGTCGCGGCCGTCAGGCCGAGCGTGTAGCAGTCGGCGCCGCAGGAATTGGCGGCGCCGGCGGCGAGGGCGCCGTACGACGCGGCGGCCTTCGAGATCGCGTACGACACGGTCCCGTTCGTCGGGCCGGAGAAGTTCGCCAGGGCCCCGGAGACGGCCGACGCCGTCGTCGAGCCGACGTTCTTCCAGGACGGGGCGAACGGCACGGACGTCTCGCCCGGCTCGAGGACGCCGTTGGGCTCCGCGCCGGACGGAGGATAGGGCGAGCGGCCCTCCACCGATTCGAGCTGCGCCGCGAGGTTCGTGACAGGGATGCCGTAGGCCTTGTCCTTGAAGCAGCCGTTCGCGTCGGTGACCCGGATCGTGAAGCTCGCGTCCTGCGCGGTCGTCGGGGTTCCGGCGATCGTGCCCGTCGAGCTGCCGATCCCCAGGCCGGCCGGAAGGGTCCCCAGGACGACGGCGAAGGAGAACGGCGCCGTGCCGGTCGAGCTGCCGATCGTCTGCGAATAGGGGACCGAGACCGCTCCGCCGGGGAGAGTCGACGGCGTCGGCGTGGGCAGCGGACGAACCGTGACCGTCGCGGTGGGGGAGTTCGTCGAGGAGCAGCCGTTGGATGCGACGGTCAGCGTGTATGTCGTCGTGGAGGAGGGGTTCGCGTTGGGCGCACAGCTCGCGGCATTGTCGAGGCCGGTCGTCGGGAGCCAGGAGCAGCTCGTCCCGCCGGAGCCGGAAAGCGCGGTCGAGGTACCGGCGCAAATGGTCGCCGATCCGGACGCGACCGCGGTCGGCTTGGCCTTGACGGTGACCGTGACGGTCGGGGCGTTGGTCGAGGAGCAGGACCCGGCGCCGGAGACGGTGAGCGTATACGTCGTCGTCGAAGACGGCGATGAATGCGGGGAGCAGCTCGACGCGTTGTCGAGGCCGGTCGAGGGGCTCCACGAGCAGCTCGTCCCGCCCGAACCGGAGAGCGTCGCCGAGGCGCCGGTGCAGATCGTCGCCGATCCGGAAGCTGTCGCAGTGAGTTTCGGAGTGACCGTGACGAGAACCGGAGTCGAGTTCGCAATACAGCCGTTGCTGTCGGTGGTCTGAACCGAGTAGCTTCCGGAGGTCGTCACGGTGATGTTCTGCGTCGTCTGGCCGCCGGGCGACCAGAGATACGAAGCCGCGCCGGCGGCAGCCTCGAGCGTCACGCTGCCACCTTCGCAAAACGTGGTGGGGCCGCTGGCGTTGACGAGGACGATGACGGTAACCACCGTGGTCAGCGGCGCCGGGGCTCTGGCCGAACACCCGTCGAGGGTGACAGTCACCAAGTTCGAGTCGGAGCCGCCGCTTATCGCCTTGACGATCGATTGTGTGGTTTCTCCGCCCGGCGACCACAGATACGAGCCCCCCGACGGGCTCGCCGTCAGCGTCACGCTCGGGTGGCATCCCGCTTGGAGAATGGTCGATCCGTCCGCCGCGACGGTCGCAACCAGATTCGATGAGACCGGCGCGCATGTCGAGTCCGCGGACATCGGCGTCAACGCCGTCCCGGGACAGTCGTTCGTCGCGGTGACGGAGTAGGTATACACCGCGCCCGGCGACGCCGTCGTGTCGAGGTACTCCGTCGTTCCCGCGGAGAGGCCCGAGGCGAGGACCGTTTTTCCCGCCGTGCACGAGCCGTCGGTGAATCGGTTGACGGAGAACGTCCCGCCGGTCGCGTTCGTTCCCCACGCCGGAAGCGACCATGTGACGGTATTTCCCGAAGGACCGCACACGACTCCGTACCCGCTTCCGCCGGGCCAGAAGGGCGGCGAGCAGTTGACGAGGGTCGTGGTCGCGACGTCCTCGAGGCGTCCGTCGGGATGACCGGGGTAGAGATTGCGGGAATCCGTCCAGAGCGCGTGGACCTGCCGGTCGTTGGCCGAGATTCCCGAGTAGTCGCCGTACTGGTTGGGATTGAAGCTCGTGTTGTCCGTCGAGTTCTCGTCGCAGTAGGACACGTGATTGACGAAATTCGACCCGCCGTCGGTGAGCAGGACGTTGGCCTCGACCGATGCGCCTCCGTCGGACGAACGGCCGTAGAAGAACTGGGTCTTCCGGTTGTTGACGGAATCGTTGCGGGTGTCGTACCAGGAGAGGTTGACGGTTCCGTCGGACGCGTCGACGGCGAGCCAGGGGAAGAACTGCGTCGAAGATCCGCCGTCGTCGTTGACGAGGACGCCGGGATCGCTCGTCCAGGTCGTTCCGCCGTTGCTCGAGCTCTTCAGATAAACGTCGAGATTGTTTCCCGAGGTCGTCCCGACCGGAAAGTCCGCATAGGTCACGTAGAGACGTCCGAGGAACGCCGACGCGGCATTGCGGTCGACGTCGAGCGACGGAAAGGCGTTGACGCCCCGTTGATTCTGCGCCGGGGGCGTGTTGTTCGATCCGAAGGAGAAGAGGCGATGCGTGGCGACGGTCGCCGCGGAGCTCCAGGTCGCGCCTCCGTTGACCGACTTCGCGAAGACCGTCGTCTCCGAGCTCTGCGCGTTGCCGCGGAAACCGAGGCGGTTCCACACGGCATACACGGTCCCGTCGGCTCCCACCTTGACGTCGGCCCCGATGCAGATGTTGGTGTCGAGGACGACGGTCGTCCAGGAGCCGGTCGCGCCCGTGTCCGAGTAGGCGATCCGCTCGGCGTTGTTCTCGTCCCAGATCACATAGATCCGCCCGTCATGCGCGCCGCCGCTGCGGTCGATCGCGACGAATTCCTTGTCTTCGAAAAGCGAGGAGTTCGACAGGTTGTCGACGATCACGCCGAGGGGCGACCAGGAAAGCCCGCTGTCGGTCGACTTCGCGATCGCGATCGCGCTCCCGTCGGCGGTTCCCGTGCTGTTCTGGTCGATGAGCAGATAGACGGCGTAGGCGTTGCCGGAGGAGTCCCAGTCGAGCGCCGGATCGCTGCCGAAGAACGCCGCGGCGCCGCTGATCGAGCCGGTCGCGTCGGAGGGCCACGGAGCGCAGTTGTAATGCCAGCTCACGCCGCCGTCGTTGGAGCCGAAGAGCGCCATCGTGCCGAACGTCTTCCCCGCGTTCGGCGCCGGCGCCTGGCACGCCGCGGCCGGGTCCTGGTAGAAAGTGTTCGCGTGTCCGACGATACGGAGCGGGTCATCCGGATTCACGGAGATCGCGGTCTCGCCCTGATAGCCGGGCACTCCGCCGCTGCCGATCGGCGGGAGGACGGTCGGCGGAGCGATGTTCGTTCCGACGGTCGCCGACATCGGAGCGAGAGCGGCATCGGTTTCTCCCTCCGTCGCCGTCGCGGACGCCGTGGTCGGCGCGACCCCTGCCTGGAGAGCGAGCCATTCCCGGTGCAGGCACACGTCGTAGGGGGACTCCTCGATCATGTCGCGGCGGGCGCGCCGGCGCTTTTCGTGGAGGACATGCGGGTCGATCGCGAGACCCTTCAGATACGCGACGACGGGGGCGGGGAACGCCGGGCAGCCGGCCGGGGCGGCCGGACTCGCCGATGCGGAGCGCGGGCCGGCCGCAAAGAGGTATCCGGCGACGAGCGTCGCCTCGAAGAACGCGCCATATTTTCTGTTCAAGATCGGGCTTGCCTTCTCCGGACAGTCGGGTATTCAGTGGCGGGGAGATTGTCGGCTACCCGTTCGCCGGAAGTCAAACGTCGCGGGGCCTGAGTCGTTCGAGCGATTCGGAAGATCGGCCGGATCGGCCTCAGAGGTCGAAACGCTTGCGGCCGGCCATCCAGACGAGGACGTCGCGCTCGGCCAGGATGACGCGGGGGTCGCCGGGCTGGCGGTGCGGGCGGATCTCGCCGTTTTCCACGGCGGCCTGGAGCGCGTCCGGGTCGATCCCGTGCCGCTTCGCGATCTCCTCGAGCGGCGCGAGCTGCGTCCGGATCGTCGCGTCGTCGTCGCTCATGGGGCCATTCTCTCACGGGGGGCGCCCCCGACGATGCGCCGGACCGTGTCGATCGAGACGTTGCGTCCCGTCAGCACGACGGCGACCGGCGACGCGAGACGTCCCGTCTTCCCGGTGAGGAGCGCCGCGACCGCGACGGCCGCGGAGGGCTCGACCAGGTAGCCGTGACGGTCGATCATCCATCGAACCGCGTCTTCGATCTCGGACTCCGACAGGAGAGCGACGCGGTCGACGCGGGAGCGAAGCACCTCGAACGGAAGGCGCCCGATCCCTCCCTCGATCCCGCCGGCGGAAGTCTCGACCGGCGGGAGCCTCGTCACCGCCTCGCCTCGCTCGAGCGAGAGCGCGAGCCCGGGCGAGCCCTCGTGCTGGCACGCGACGACGACCGCCGCGGAATCGCGTTCGCGCGCGAAGAACGAGAGGCCGGCCGCGAGGCCGCCTCCCCCCACCGGCAGGACGAACGCGCCCGTGTCGGGAGCGTCCTCGAGGATCTCGGCGGCGATCGTGCCGCCGTTGGCCGCCATGACGTCGACGTCGTCGAACGCCGACAGGAACTTCTTCCCTTCCTCGGCGGCGATCCCGAGCGCCCAGTCTTCGGTCTCGTCGTAGCCGGTAAATTCGGAGACGCGCACGTCCGCGCCGCGATCGCGGATCCCGCGGAGCTTCGCCGTGTCGACCGAGCGCGGGACGCAGACGGTCGCGGGGACGGCCGCCTGGCGCGCCGCCTCGGCGACCGCCTTTCCGTGATTGCCCGCCGAGCACGTCACGACGCCGCGCCGGCGATCCGCCGCGGAGAGCCGGGCGATCTGGAAGATCGCGCCGCGGATCTTGAAGGAGCCGGTTTTCTGCAGGAACTCGAGCTTCAGGCGGACGGGAACACCGGCGGCCTCGGAGAGCTCGGGGGATTCCTCGAGGCCGGTCCGGAGAACGCGGCCGCGGAGAGCCTCCGCGGCCGCGTCGATCAGCGGAAGGGAAAGGCCGGCTACGGCTTCTGCCCGGCGGGCGCCGGCGGGGGCGGCGTCGGGTCCGGCTGAGGGTTGTGGACCGGGGGAAGCGAACGAAGGTATGCGTAGACCGCCTTGAGGTCCGCGTCCGTGAGGTTCACGTACACGTTCCACGGCATCGGCGGCAGGATCGGCCGCGACACGCCCATGTGCTTGCCCGTCCGGATCGCCTTGACGAACGTTTCCTCAGACCAGCTCCCGATCCCCGTGTTCTCGTCCGGCGTCAGGTTCTTCGCGTAGCTGATTCCCCACGGGCCGGCCCATGCGGTGAACTGGTCGGTCGTATGCGCAATCCAGGGGCCGGACGCCGGCGGCGCCGAGAGTTCTTTGCCGACGTAGCCGATCAGCATCTTCGTCATGTCGATCTCCGGTCCGTTCGGCCCCATCTTCTTGGGCGTGTGGCAGTCGTTGCACGCCAGAACCGACACGAGGTATTTCCCGCGCGCGATGGCGGCGGAGCCGGAGCGTGCGGTCTTCATCGCCGCGGCCTTCGGCGCGGCTTTTGGCGACGCGGCGATGAGAGCCGCGGCGCCGGCGGCGAGACCCGCCGCGAGGAGAATGGGTTTCCAGTTCTTCATTTTTCCTCCGTTCGTGTTGGCGGGGGATTCTCTCATCGTCGGGTCGGCGGCGCAATGGAATCCGCGCGCCGCGTGATTTGCGGCGTTCGGCGCATTCGGTCACGCCGCCCCTGCCGGCGCGGGTTCGCGAGTCCTCGACGCGAGCTATTTCGCGGGCGTTGCCGGCGCCGCTCCGCGGTAGACCTTCCCGTCCTTCATCACGAAGACGACGCGGCGCAGAGCCTCGATCTCGGCGGACGGATCGCCGTCGACCGCGATCACGTCGGCGCGATAGCCGGGCGCGATCGTCCCGATCTCCTTCCCGAGCCCGAGGGAGTCGGCGGAGTCGCGCGTCGCGGTCGCGATCGCGTGGAGCGGCGGCTCGCCGGCCTCCCGGACCCTGCAGATCAGGTCCTCCACGTTCCGGCCATGAGCGCCGGCGACCGCGTCGGTGCCGTAGGCCATCTTGAGCCCCGGCACCGAAAACGCGAGCTTCAGCGCCGCGACCGCCAGCGGCACGGCCTTCTCCATCGCCGCGAAGCCCGCCTCGGTGTAGTTCTCGATGCCGAGGTACTTCGCCTTGTTCTCGAGGTAGTTCCGGAAGATGAGATTGCACTGCGGGTCGAAGATCGTCCCGCGCGACGCCATGAGGGCGAGCACTTCGCGGGTGGCGAAGATGCCGTGCTCGATCTGCGTGCATCCCGCCGTCGCCGCGCGCCGCATGCTCTCGGCGCTGTGCGCGTGGACGAGCGTGCGGAGCCCGAGCGACTTCGCCTCGCCGCAGGCGGCGTCGAGCTGCTCCCGGGAGAGCGTCGGCTCCCCGCCGTCGCGAATGCTCTTCGACGCGAAGATCTTGATCAGGTCGGCGCCTTGCGCCTTTCGTTCCCTCACGACCTCGCGCATCTTCTCCGGCGGTCCGGTCGTCTCGTCGAGCGGCTCGAGCGACGTCAGGATCCGGGGACCGGGAATCACCCCGCGGGCGACGGCGTCCCGGAGATCCGCGTCCTCGGGAGCGCCGACGCTCTGGATCGTCGTGAACCCGCCCGAGAGCGTCGCCCAGGCGTTCCCGGCCGCGGCAAGCGCGGACTGCGCCGGCGTGTCCCCGTCCTTCTCCGTGTGCAGTCGCCCCTGCCGGTTGAAGTACCAGCCGATGTGCGTGTGGACGTCGATCAGCCCGGGAAGCACGGTCGCGCGCGAGAGGTCCACGACCGCCGCGCCGCGCGCATGCGCCGAGACCGCCGCAAACGGGCCGACCTCGCGGATTCGGCCGTCCTCGACGAGGACGCCCTGGTCGGCGAGGACCTTGCCCGCGGCGACGTCGACGAGGCGGCCGGCCTTCAGGAGGACGGGAGATGGCGCGGCCCCCGCGATGCCGGCGAGGAACAGGACGGAGACGAGCGGGCGGACGAATCTCATCGGGACTCCTTCGGAAATACCCGATTGTCGTCCGCGCGCCGCGGATTTTCAACGCCGAGGCGGCGTCGTCGCGGCAGCCGCGACCCTCTTCAGATCCCTCACGAAGCGCTTGCGCTCCTCCCGGCGCGCCTTCTCGTCGGGCGCCCGAAGGATCGAGGACGGATGCACGGTCGCGATCACGCGTCCGAACTCCGGAGAATCGACGATCTTCCCGCGCTCCCGGGTGACGCGGAAGGCGGGGCCCAGCAGCGCCTGCGCCGCGGTCGCGCCGAGTACTACGACGACGGAGGGGCGCACGACCGCAATCTCCGCCGCGAGCCACGGCTTGCACGCGGCGATCTCTCTCGCGTTCGGTTTCTTGTGGATGCGGCGCTTGCCGCGGGGCTCCCACTTGAAGTGCTTGACGGCGTTGGTGACGTACGCGGCTCGGCGGTCGATTCCCGCCTCCTCCATTGCTTCGTCGAGGAGGCGCCCGGACGGGCCGACGAAAGGCCGTCCCGCCAGATCCTCCTGGTCGCCGGGCTGCTCGCCGACGAAGAGGACCCGTGCGCCGCGCGCGCCCTCGCCGAAGACGGTCTGGGTTCCCCTCTTCCAGAGATCGCACGCGCGGCACTTCGCTGCGGCGGCGCGCAGGCTCGCGAGCGTGGGACGCGCGGGAACGAGCGGCGAAGCGGTCTCGGCGGGAGCGGGCATGTCAACGATCGCAGCAAGAGGGCTGCCACCGTGTCGTTCCGCGTGGCCGTGCCGTCACCCGCTCGGCGTTCCTCGAGCGAACGTCTCGGGCTTTCGTTTTCCGGGAATGGGTGCCTGTGGGGGCGAAGGGCCTCGGCGTTGCGTCATGAGCGGTCTTTCTCGGGGGAAGCAATGAAGCGGCACGCGGGGCCCGTCGCGGCGCGACGAAGTCTCGCGCAAACGCTGCGCGAGACGACTTGCGCCGCGGGAGCGGGAGCGTCGGCGAGGGGGTGGCGGGTTCGCGGTCGAGTCGCTCGTTCGACGAGCCGCGAAAGCGTCACGCGCTCCCGTTCCCCGAGTTTGTGTCCCGCCCCGGGA encodes the following:
- a CDS encoding UdgX family uracil-DNA binding protein (This protein belongs to the uracil DNA glycosylase superfamily, members of which act in excision repair of DNA. However, it belongs more specifically to UdgX branch, whose founding member was found to bind uracil in DNA (where it does not belong), without cleaving it, appears to promote DNA repair by a pathway involving RecA, rather than base excision.), translating into MPAPAETASPLVPARPTLASLRAAAAKCRACDLWKRGTQTVFGEGARGARVLFVGEQPGDQEDLAGRPFVGPSGRLLDEAMEEAGIDRRAAYVTNAVKHFKWEPRGKRRIHKKPNAREIAACKPWLAAEIAVVRPSVVVVLGATAAQALLGPAFRVTRERGKIVDSPEFGRVIATVHPSSILRAPDEKARREERKRFVRDLKRVAAAATTPPRR
- a CDS encoding amidohydrolase family protein, coding for MRFVRPLVSVLFLAGIAGAAPSPVLLKAGRLVDVAAGKVLADQGVLVEDGRIREVGPFAAVSAHARGAAVVDLSRATVLPGLIDVHTHIGWYFNRQGRLHTEKDGDTPAQSALAAAGNAWATLSGGFTTIQSVGAPEDADLRDAVARGVIPGPRILTSLEPLDETTGPPEKMREVVRERKAQGADLIKIFASKSIRDGGEPTLSREQLDAACGEAKSLGLRTLVHAHSAESMRRAATAGCTQIEHGIFATREVLALMASRGTIFDPQCNLIFRNYLENKAKYLGIENYTEAGFAAMEKAVPLAVAALKLAFSVPGLKMAYGTDAVAGAHGRNVEDLICRVREAGEPPLHAIATATRDSADSLGLGKEIGTIAPGYRADVIAVDGDPSAEIEALRRVVFVMKDGKVYRGAAPATPAK
- a CDS encoding S-layer homology domain-containing protein, producing MNRKYGAFFEATLVAGYLFAAGPRSASASPAAPAGCPAFPAPVVAYLKGLAIDPHVLHEKRRRARRDMIEESPYDVCLHREWLALQAGVAPTTASATATEGETDAALAPMSATVGTNIAPPTVLPPIGSGGVPGYQGETAISVNPDDPLRIVGHANTFYQDPAAACQAPAPNAGKTFGTMALFGSNDGGVSWHYNCAPWPSDATGSISGAAAFFGSDPALDWDSSGNAYAVYLLIDQNSTGTADGSAIAIAKSTDSGLSWSPLGVIVDNLSNSSLFEDKEFVAIDRSGGAHDGRIYVIWDENNAERIAYSDTGATGSWTTVVLDTNICIGADVKVGADGTVYAVWNRLGFRGNAQSSETTVFAKSVNGGATWSSAATVATHRLFSFGSNNTPPAQNQRGVNAFPSLDVDRNAASAFLGRLYVTYADFPVGTTSGNNLDVYLKSSSNGGTTWTSDPGVLVNDDGGSSTQFFPWLAVDASDGTVNLSWYDTRNDSVNNRKTQFFYGRSSDGGASVEANVLLTDGGSNFVNHVSYCDENSTDNTSFNPNQYGDYSGISANDRQVHALWTDSRNLYPGHPDGRLEDVATTTLVNCSPPFWPGGSGYGVVCGPSGNTVTWSLPAWGTNATGGTFSVNRFTDGSCTAGKTVLASGLSAGTTEYLDTTASPGAVYTYSVTATNDCPGTALTPMSADSTCAPVSSNLVATVAADGSTILQAGCHPSVTLTASPSGGSYLWSPGGETTQSIVKAISGGSDSNLVTVTLDGCSARAPAPLTTVVTVIVLVNASGPTTFCEGGSVTLEAAAGAASYLWSPGGQTTQNITVTTSGSYSVQTTDSNGCIANSTPVLVTVTPKLTATASGSATICTGASATLSGSGGTSCSWSPSTGLDNASSCSPHSSPSSTTTYTLTVSGAGSCSSTNAPTVTVTVKAKPTAVASGSATICAGTSTALSGSGGTSCSWLPTTGLDNAASCAPNANPSSTTTYTLTVASNGCSSTNSPTATVTVRPLPTPTPSTLPGGAVSVPYSQTIGSSTGTAPFSFAVVLGTLPAGLGIGSSTGTIAGTPTTAQDASFTIRVTDANGCFKDKAYGIPVTNLAAQLESVEGRSPYPPSGAEPNGVLEPGETSVPFAPSWKNVGSTTASAVSGALANFSGPTNGTVSYAISKAAASYGALAAGAANSCGADCYTLGLTAATRPAAHWDATVTETLSSGQSHTWTLHVGKSFGDVAPTNGFYSYVETIFHAGITTGTSPGLFSPAGKTRRDQMATFIARAHLGSDAAIPVSGTVPGRGSYNCASGGNSLFSDVAVGTVFCRSIHWVAAQGLSFGCTDGTQFVSTFCPAGGITRGTMATFIARDLAGGDASVPGSAPDPGNGRSYNCTDGQPNAFPDVSDSSPICKHVYYIWSKNIVDGFTNGNYGPAGIVVRSQMAKFLVNAYTLTISGP
- a CDS encoding SIMPL domain-containing protein (The SIMPL domain is named for its presence in mouse protein SIMPL (signalling molecule that associates with mouse pelle-like kinase). Bacterial member BP26, from Brucella, was shown to assemble into a channel-like structure, while YggE from E. coli has been associated with resistance to oxidative stress.): MRRPAGFSAILLLAAAAAAAPSPAADSPDRPAGRLRTITVSGEGEASGAPDVAVTTLGAEAVARKVGPAVADANARMRAVLDAVKRSGVAGKDIRTTDFSIDFEQNPPPRAEPEAGGRPAGNYRVRNTVQLTIRDLSRASEVLDAAIGAGANAVSGISFTIENPAPLRAKAREAAVADARARAEALARASGVSVGPVVSISEGGSGPVPRPMVARMAMDSAAPPIESGELTERVQIEVVYEIVQREP
- a CDS encoding pyridoxal-phosphate dependent enzyme translates to MPSFASPGPQPSAGPDAAPAGARRAEAVAGLSLPLIDAAAEALRGRVLRTGLEESPELSEAAGVPVRLKLEFLQKTGSFKIRGAIFQIARLSAADRRRGVVTCSAGNHGKAVAEAARQAAVPATVCVPRSVDTAKLRGIRDRGADVRVSEFTGYDETEDWALGIAAEEGKKFLSAFDDVDVMAANGGTIAAEILEDAPDTGAFVLPVGGGGLAAGLSFFARERDSAAVVVACQHEGSPGLALSLERGEAVTRLPPVETSAGGIEGGIGRLPFEVLRSRVDRVALLSESEIEDAVRWMIDRHGYLVEPSAAVAVAALLTGKTGRLASPVAVVLTGRNVSIDTVRRIVGGAPRERMAP
- a CDS encoding c-type cytochrome encodes the protein MKNWKPILLAAGLAAGAAALIAASPKAAPKAAAMKTARSGSAAIARGKYLVSVLACNDCHTPKKMGPNGPEIDMTKMLIGYVGKELSAPPASGPWIAHTTDQFTAWAGPWGISYAKNLTPDENTGIGSWSEETFVKAIRTGKHMGVSRPILPPMPWNVYVNLTDADLKAVYAYLRSLPPVHNPQPDPTPPPPAPAGQKP